Proteins found in one Balaenoptera musculus isolate JJ_BM4_2016_0621 chromosome 4, mBalMus1.pri.v3, whole genome shotgun sequence genomic segment:
- the FTCD gene encoding formimidoyltransferase-cyclodeaminase isoform X4, translating into MSQLVECVPNFSEGKNQEVIDAISRAVVQTPGCVLLDVDAGPSTNRTVYTFVGRPEDVVEGALNAARAAHRLIDMGRHRGEHPRMGALDVCPFIPVRGVTMDECVLCAQAFGQRLAEELGVPVYLYGEAARTASRQSLPAIRAGEYEALPEKLKQAEWAPDFGPSSFVPSWGATVTGARKFLIAFNVNLLSTREQAHRIALDLREQGRGKDRPGRLRKVQGIGWYLDEKNLAQVSMNLLDFEVTGLHTVYEETCREAQGLSLPVVGSQLVGLVPLKALLDVAAFYCEKENLFVLEEGQRLRLVVNRLGLDSLSPFNPQERIIEYLVPEAGPEQSLVDQPLRTFVREVGARSAAPGGGSVAAASAAMGAALASMAGLMTYGRRQFEHLDATLRRLIPPFHAAWAELTAMVDADARAFEAYLKATKLPKNTPEDKDRRAAALQEGLKRAVAVPLALAEMVTSLWPALQELALCVNLACRSDLQVAVKALETGVFGAYFNVLINLKDVTDDAFKDQGPRV; encoded by the exons ATGTCCCAGCTGGTAGAATGTGTCCCCAACTTCTCGGAGGGGAAGAACCAGGAG GTGATCGACGCCATCTCCCGAGCGGTGGTGCAGACCCCGGGCTGCGTGCTGCTGGACGTGGACGCTGGCCCCTCCACCAACCGCACCGTCTACACCTTCGTGGGGCGCCCCGAGGACGTGGTGGAGGGGGCCCTCAACGCCGCCCGGGCCGCCCACCGGCTCATCGACATGGGCAGGCACAGAG GGGAGCACCCTCGGATGGGCGCCCTGGACGTGTGCCCCTTCATCCCAGTGCGGGGCGTCACCATGGACGAATGCGTGCTCTGTGCTCAGGCCTTTGGCCAGCGGCTGGCAGAGGAGCTGGGTGTGCCAG TGTACCTGTACGGCGAGGCAGCACGGACGGCCAGCCGCCAGTCTCTGCCGGCCATCCGGGCCGGGGAGTACGAGGCCCTGCCTGAGAAG CTCAAGCAGGCTGAGTGGGCGCCCGACTTCGGCCCCAGCTCCTTCGTCCCCAGCTGGGGGGCCACTGTCACGGGGGCGCGGAAGTTCCTCATCGCGTTCAACGTCAACCTGCTCAGCACCAGGGAGCAGGCGCACCGCATCGCCCTCGACCTGCGGGAGCAGGGCCGCGGCAAGGACCGG CCAGGACGCCTGAGAAAGGTGCAGGGCATCGGCTGGTACCTGGATGAGAAGAACCTGGCTCAGGTGTCTATGAACCTCCTGGACTTTGAGGTCACAGGGCTGCACACGGTCTACGAGGAGACCTGCAGAGAAGCCCAG GGGCTGAGCCTCCCGGTGGTGGGCTCGCAGCTGGTGGGCCTGGTGCCTCTGAAGGCCCTGCTGGACGTGGCCGCCTTCTACTGCGAGAAGGAGAACCTCTTCGTCCTGGAGGAGGGGCAGCGGCTccggctg GTGGTGAACCGGCTGGGCCTGGACTCCCTGTCCCCCTTCAACCCCCAGGAGCGGATCATCGA gtACCTGGTCCCCGAGGCTGGCCCAGAGCAGAGCCTGGTCGACCAGCCCCTGCGCACCTTCGTCCGTGAGGTGGGCGCCCGCTCGGCAGCCCCGGGGGGCGGTTCCGTGGCCGCAGCCAGTGCAGCCATG GGCGCCGCGCTCGCCTCCATGGCCGGCCTGATGACCTACGGGCGGCGCCAGTTCGAACACCTGGACGCGACCCTGCGGCGCCTGATTCCCCCCTTCCACGCGGCCTGGGCTGAGCTGACGGCGATGGTGGACGCCGACGCCCGGGCCTTCGAGGCCTACCTG AAAGCAACGAAGCTGCCCAAGAACACACCTGAGGACAAGGACAG ACGCGCGGCTGCCCTGCAGGAGGGGCTGAAGCGGGCGGTGGCCGTGCCCCTGGCGCTGGCGGAGATGGTGACGTCGCTGTGGCCGGCGCTGCAGGAGCTGGCCCTGTGCGTGAACCTGGCCTGCCGGTCGGACCTGCAG GTGGCAGTGAAGGCCCTGGAGACGGGGGTGTTTGGTGCGTATTTCAATGTGCTCATCAACCTGAAGGATGTCACCGACGACGCGTTTAAGGACCAG
- the FTCD gene encoding formimidoyltransferase-cyclodeaminase isoform X6, whose protein sequence is MSQLVECVPNFSEGKNQEVIDAISRAVVQTPGCVLLDVDAGPSTNRTVYTFVGRPEDVVEGALNAARAAHRLIDMGRHRGEHPRMGALDVCPFIPVRGVTMDECVLCAQAFGQRLAEELGVPVYLYGEAARTASRQSLPAIRAGEYEALPEKLKQAEWAPDFGPSSFVPSWGATVTGARKFLIAFNVNLLSTREQAHRIALDLREQGRGKDRPGRLRKVQGIGWYLDEKNLAQVSMNLLDFEVTGLHTVYEETCREAQGLSLPVVGSQLVGLVPLKALLDVAAFYCEKENLFVLEEGQRLRLVVNRLGLDSLSPFNPQERIIEYLVPEAGPEQSLVDQPLRTFVREVGARSAAPGGGSVAAASAAMGAALASMAGLMTYGRRQFEHLDATLRRLIPPFHAAWAELTAMVDADARAFEAYLKATKLPKNTPEDKDRRAAALQEGLKRAVAVPLALAEMVTSLWPALQELALCVNLACRSDLQVAVKALETGVFGAYFNVLINLKDVTDDAFKDQVGRAHLRPPAGSQDPGGTGAGPAGGPAGVTAGRGTSLDSASP, encoded by the exons ATGTCCCAGCTGGTAGAATGTGTCCCCAACTTCTCGGAGGGGAAGAACCAGGAG GTGATCGACGCCATCTCCCGAGCGGTGGTGCAGACCCCGGGCTGCGTGCTGCTGGACGTGGACGCTGGCCCCTCCACCAACCGCACCGTCTACACCTTCGTGGGGCGCCCCGAGGACGTGGTGGAGGGGGCCCTCAACGCCGCCCGGGCCGCCCACCGGCTCATCGACATGGGCAGGCACAGAG GGGAGCACCCTCGGATGGGCGCCCTGGACGTGTGCCCCTTCATCCCAGTGCGGGGCGTCACCATGGACGAATGCGTGCTCTGTGCTCAGGCCTTTGGCCAGCGGCTGGCAGAGGAGCTGGGTGTGCCAG TGTACCTGTACGGCGAGGCAGCACGGACGGCCAGCCGCCAGTCTCTGCCGGCCATCCGGGCCGGGGAGTACGAGGCCCTGCCTGAGAAG CTCAAGCAGGCTGAGTGGGCGCCCGACTTCGGCCCCAGCTCCTTCGTCCCCAGCTGGGGGGCCACTGTCACGGGGGCGCGGAAGTTCCTCATCGCGTTCAACGTCAACCTGCTCAGCACCAGGGAGCAGGCGCACCGCATCGCCCTCGACCTGCGGGAGCAGGGCCGCGGCAAGGACCGG CCAGGACGCCTGAGAAAGGTGCAGGGCATCGGCTGGTACCTGGATGAGAAGAACCTGGCTCAGGTGTCTATGAACCTCCTGGACTTTGAGGTCACAGGGCTGCACACGGTCTACGAGGAGACCTGCAGAGAAGCCCAG GGGCTGAGCCTCCCGGTGGTGGGCTCGCAGCTGGTGGGCCTGGTGCCTCTGAAGGCCCTGCTGGACGTGGCCGCCTTCTACTGCGAGAAGGAGAACCTCTTCGTCCTGGAGGAGGGGCAGCGGCTccggctg GTGGTGAACCGGCTGGGCCTGGACTCCCTGTCCCCCTTCAACCCCCAGGAGCGGATCATCGA gtACCTGGTCCCCGAGGCTGGCCCAGAGCAGAGCCTGGTCGACCAGCCCCTGCGCACCTTCGTCCGTGAGGTGGGCGCCCGCTCGGCAGCCCCGGGGGGCGGTTCCGTGGCCGCAGCCAGTGCAGCCATG GGCGCCGCGCTCGCCTCCATGGCCGGCCTGATGACCTACGGGCGGCGCCAGTTCGAACACCTGGACGCGACCCTGCGGCGCCTGATTCCCCCCTTCCACGCGGCCTGGGCTGAGCTGACGGCGATGGTGGACGCCGACGCCCGGGCCTTCGAGGCCTACCTG AAAGCAACGAAGCTGCCCAAGAACACACCTGAGGACAAGGACAG ACGCGCGGCTGCCCTGCAGGAGGGGCTGAAGCGGGCGGTGGCCGTGCCCCTGGCGCTGGCGGAGATGGTGACGTCGCTGTGGCCGGCGCTGCAGGAGCTGGCCCTGTGCGTGAACCTGGCCTGCCGGTCGGACCTGCAG GTGGCAGTGAAGGCCCTGGAGACGGGGGTGTTTGGTGCGTATTTCAATGTGCTCATCAACCTGAAGGATGTCACCGACGACGCGTTTAAGGACCAGGTGGGCAGGG CGCATCTCCGGCCTCCTGCAGGAAGCCAAGACCCAGGCGGCACTGGTGCTGGACCAGCTGGAGGCCCGGCAGGAGTGACGGCCGGGCGGGGGACCTCACTGGACTCCGCTTCCCCCTGA
- the FTCD gene encoding formimidoyltransferase-cyclodeaminase isoform X3, which yields MSQLVECVPNFSEGKNQEVIDAISRAVVQTPGCVLLDVDAGPSTNRTVYTFVGRPEDVVEGALNAARAAHRLIDMGRHRGEHPRMGALDVCPFIPVRGVTMDECVLCAQAFGQRLAEELGVPVYLYGEAARTASRQSLPAIRAGEYEALPEKLKQAEWAPDFGPSSFVPSWGATVTGARKFLIAFNVNLLSTREQAHRIALDLREQGRGKDRPGRLRKVQGIGWYLDEKNLAQVSMNLLDFEVTGLHTVYEETCREAQGLSLPVVGSQLVGLVPLKALLDVAAFYCEKENLFVLEEGQRLRLVVNRLGLDSLSPFNPQERIIEYLVPEAGPEQSLVDQPLRTFVREVGARSAAPGGGSVAAASAAMGAALASMAGLMTYGRRQFEHLDATLRRLIPPFHAAWAELTAMVDADARAFEAYLKATKLPKNTPEDKDRRAAALQEGLKRAVAVPLALAEMVTSLWPALQELALCVNLACRSDLQVAVKALETGVFGAYFNVLINLKDVTDDAFKDQVRQRISGLLQEAKTQAALVLDQLEARQE from the exons ATGTCCCAGCTGGTAGAATGTGTCCCCAACTTCTCGGAGGGGAAGAACCAGGAG GTGATCGACGCCATCTCCCGAGCGGTGGTGCAGACCCCGGGCTGCGTGCTGCTGGACGTGGACGCTGGCCCCTCCACCAACCGCACCGTCTACACCTTCGTGGGGCGCCCCGAGGACGTGGTGGAGGGGGCCCTCAACGCCGCCCGGGCCGCCCACCGGCTCATCGACATGGGCAGGCACAGAG GGGAGCACCCTCGGATGGGCGCCCTGGACGTGTGCCCCTTCATCCCAGTGCGGGGCGTCACCATGGACGAATGCGTGCTCTGTGCTCAGGCCTTTGGCCAGCGGCTGGCAGAGGAGCTGGGTGTGCCAG TGTACCTGTACGGCGAGGCAGCACGGACGGCCAGCCGCCAGTCTCTGCCGGCCATCCGGGCCGGGGAGTACGAGGCCCTGCCTGAGAAG CTCAAGCAGGCTGAGTGGGCGCCCGACTTCGGCCCCAGCTCCTTCGTCCCCAGCTGGGGGGCCACTGTCACGGGGGCGCGGAAGTTCCTCATCGCGTTCAACGTCAACCTGCTCAGCACCAGGGAGCAGGCGCACCGCATCGCCCTCGACCTGCGGGAGCAGGGCCGCGGCAAGGACCGG CCAGGACGCCTGAGAAAGGTGCAGGGCATCGGCTGGTACCTGGATGAGAAGAACCTGGCTCAGGTGTCTATGAACCTCCTGGACTTTGAGGTCACAGGGCTGCACACGGTCTACGAGGAGACCTGCAGAGAAGCCCAG GGGCTGAGCCTCCCGGTGGTGGGCTCGCAGCTGGTGGGCCTGGTGCCTCTGAAGGCCCTGCTGGACGTGGCCGCCTTCTACTGCGAGAAGGAGAACCTCTTCGTCCTGGAGGAGGGGCAGCGGCTccggctg GTGGTGAACCGGCTGGGCCTGGACTCCCTGTCCCCCTTCAACCCCCAGGAGCGGATCATCGA gtACCTGGTCCCCGAGGCTGGCCCAGAGCAGAGCCTGGTCGACCAGCCCCTGCGCACCTTCGTCCGTGAGGTGGGCGCCCGCTCGGCAGCCCCGGGGGGCGGTTCCGTGGCCGCAGCCAGTGCAGCCATG GGCGCCGCGCTCGCCTCCATGGCCGGCCTGATGACCTACGGGCGGCGCCAGTTCGAACACCTGGACGCGACCCTGCGGCGCCTGATTCCCCCCTTCCACGCGGCCTGGGCTGAGCTGACGGCGATGGTGGACGCCGACGCCCGGGCCTTCGAGGCCTACCTG AAAGCAACGAAGCTGCCCAAGAACACACCTGAGGACAAGGACAG ACGCGCGGCTGCCCTGCAGGAGGGGCTGAAGCGGGCGGTGGCCGTGCCCCTGGCGCTGGCGGAGATGGTGACGTCGCTGTGGCCGGCGCTGCAGGAGCTGGCCCTGTGCGTGAACCTGGCCTGCCGGTCGGACCTGCAG GTGGCAGTGAAGGCCCTGGAGACGGGGGTGTTTGGTGCGTATTTCAATGTGCTCATCAACCTGAAGGATGTCACCGACGACGCGTTTAAGGACCAG GTCCGTCAGCGCATCTCCGGCCTCCTGCAGGAAGCCAAGACCCAGGCGGCACTGGTGCTGGACCAGCTGGAGGCCCGGCAGGAGTGA
- the FTCD gene encoding formimidoyltransferase-cyclodeaminase isoform X1, producing the protein MSQLVECVPNFSEGKNQEVIDAISRAVVQTPGCVLLDVDAGPSTNRTVYTFVGRPEDVVEGALNAARAAHRLIDMGRHRGEHPRMGALDVCPFIPVRGVTMDECVLCAQAFGQRLAEELGVPVYLYGEAARTASRQSLPAIRAGEYEALPEKLKQAEWAPDFGPSSFVPSWGATVTGARKFLIAFNVNLLSTREQAHRIALDLREQGRGKDRPGRLRKVQGIGWYLDEKNLAQVSMNLLDFEVTGLHTVYEETCREAQGLSLPVVGSQLVGLVPLKALLDVAAFYCEKENLFVLEEGQRLRLVVNRLGLDSLSPFNPQERIIEYLVPEAGPEQSLVDQPLRTFVREVGARSAAPGGGSVAAASAAMGAALASMAGLMTYGRRQFEHLDATLRRLIPPFHAAWAELTAMVDADARAFEAYLKATKLPKNTPEDKDRRAAALQEGLKRAVAVPLALAEMVTSLWPALQELALCVNLACRSDLQVAVKALETGVFGAYFNVLINLKDVTDDAFKDQLLQVDEAWPAERRRRGRLGPSFSVSVEAGGLGACRHPLAPSQGALARAGVSPRGAGL; encoded by the exons ATGTCCCAGCTGGTAGAATGTGTCCCCAACTTCTCGGAGGGGAAGAACCAGGAG GTGATCGACGCCATCTCCCGAGCGGTGGTGCAGACCCCGGGCTGCGTGCTGCTGGACGTGGACGCTGGCCCCTCCACCAACCGCACCGTCTACACCTTCGTGGGGCGCCCCGAGGACGTGGTGGAGGGGGCCCTCAACGCCGCCCGGGCCGCCCACCGGCTCATCGACATGGGCAGGCACAGAG GGGAGCACCCTCGGATGGGCGCCCTGGACGTGTGCCCCTTCATCCCAGTGCGGGGCGTCACCATGGACGAATGCGTGCTCTGTGCTCAGGCCTTTGGCCAGCGGCTGGCAGAGGAGCTGGGTGTGCCAG TGTACCTGTACGGCGAGGCAGCACGGACGGCCAGCCGCCAGTCTCTGCCGGCCATCCGGGCCGGGGAGTACGAGGCCCTGCCTGAGAAG CTCAAGCAGGCTGAGTGGGCGCCCGACTTCGGCCCCAGCTCCTTCGTCCCCAGCTGGGGGGCCACTGTCACGGGGGCGCGGAAGTTCCTCATCGCGTTCAACGTCAACCTGCTCAGCACCAGGGAGCAGGCGCACCGCATCGCCCTCGACCTGCGGGAGCAGGGCCGCGGCAAGGACCGG CCAGGACGCCTGAGAAAGGTGCAGGGCATCGGCTGGTACCTGGATGAGAAGAACCTGGCTCAGGTGTCTATGAACCTCCTGGACTTTGAGGTCACAGGGCTGCACACGGTCTACGAGGAGACCTGCAGAGAAGCCCAG GGGCTGAGCCTCCCGGTGGTGGGCTCGCAGCTGGTGGGCCTGGTGCCTCTGAAGGCCCTGCTGGACGTGGCCGCCTTCTACTGCGAGAAGGAGAACCTCTTCGTCCTGGAGGAGGGGCAGCGGCTccggctg GTGGTGAACCGGCTGGGCCTGGACTCCCTGTCCCCCTTCAACCCCCAGGAGCGGATCATCGA gtACCTGGTCCCCGAGGCTGGCCCAGAGCAGAGCCTGGTCGACCAGCCCCTGCGCACCTTCGTCCGTGAGGTGGGCGCCCGCTCGGCAGCCCCGGGGGGCGGTTCCGTGGCCGCAGCCAGTGCAGCCATG GGCGCCGCGCTCGCCTCCATGGCCGGCCTGATGACCTACGGGCGGCGCCAGTTCGAACACCTGGACGCGACCCTGCGGCGCCTGATTCCCCCCTTCCACGCGGCCTGGGCTGAGCTGACGGCGATGGTGGACGCCGACGCCCGGGCCTTCGAGGCCTACCTG AAAGCAACGAAGCTGCCCAAGAACACACCTGAGGACAAGGACAG ACGCGCGGCTGCCCTGCAGGAGGGGCTGAAGCGGGCGGTGGCCGTGCCCCTGGCGCTGGCGGAGATGGTGACGTCGCTGTGGCCGGCGCTGCAGGAGCTGGCCCTGTGCGTGAACCTGGCCTGCCGGTCGGACCTGCAG GTGGCAGTGAAGGCCCTGGAGACGGGGGTGTTTGGTGCGTATTTCAATGTGCTCATCAACCTGAAGGATGTCACCGACGACGCGTTTAAGGACCAG CTCCTGCAGGTGGACGAGGCCTGGCCCGCAGAACGCAGGCGTCGGGGTCGGCTGGGGCCGTCTTTCAGCGTCTCTGTGGAGGCAGGTGGCCTGGGGGCCTGCCGGCACCCCCTAGCTCCCTCCCAGGGGGctctggccagggctggggtctctCCCAGGGGGGCTGGGCTGTAG
- the FTCD gene encoding formimidoyltransferase-cyclodeaminase isoform X5, translating into MSQLVECVPNFSEGKNQEVIDAISRAVVQTPGCVLLDVDAGPSTNRTVYTFVGRPEDVVEGALNAARAAHRLIDMGRHRGEHPRMGALDVCPFIPVRGVTMDECVLCAQAFGQRLAEELGVPVYLYGEAARTASRQSLPAIRAGEYEALPEKLKQAEWAPDFGPSSFVPSWGATVTGARKFLIAFNVNLLSTREQAHRIALDLREQGRGKDRPGRLRKVQGIGWYLDEKNLAQVSMNLLDFEVTGLHTVYEETCREAQGLSLPVVGSQLVGLVPLKALLDVAAFYCEKENLFVLEEGQRLRLVVNRLGLDSLSPFNPQERIIEYLVPEAGPEQSLVDQPLRTFVREVGARSAAPGGGSVAAASAAMGAALASMAGLMTYGRRQFEHLDATLRRLIPPFHAAWAELTAMVDADARAFEAYLTCRCRRKSKVPKEELPSREGREQESSQKKC; encoded by the exons ATGTCCCAGCTGGTAGAATGTGTCCCCAACTTCTCGGAGGGGAAGAACCAGGAG GTGATCGACGCCATCTCCCGAGCGGTGGTGCAGACCCCGGGCTGCGTGCTGCTGGACGTGGACGCTGGCCCCTCCACCAACCGCACCGTCTACACCTTCGTGGGGCGCCCCGAGGACGTGGTGGAGGGGGCCCTCAACGCCGCCCGGGCCGCCCACCGGCTCATCGACATGGGCAGGCACAGAG GGGAGCACCCTCGGATGGGCGCCCTGGACGTGTGCCCCTTCATCCCAGTGCGGGGCGTCACCATGGACGAATGCGTGCTCTGTGCTCAGGCCTTTGGCCAGCGGCTGGCAGAGGAGCTGGGTGTGCCAG TGTACCTGTACGGCGAGGCAGCACGGACGGCCAGCCGCCAGTCTCTGCCGGCCATCCGGGCCGGGGAGTACGAGGCCCTGCCTGAGAAG CTCAAGCAGGCTGAGTGGGCGCCCGACTTCGGCCCCAGCTCCTTCGTCCCCAGCTGGGGGGCCACTGTCACGGGGGCGCGGAAGTTCCTCATCGCGTTCAACGTCAACCTGCTCAGCACCAGGGAGCAGGCGCACCGCATCGCCCTCGACCTGCGGGAGCAGGGCCGCGGCAAGGACCGG CCAGGACGCCTGAGAAAGGTGCAGGGCATCGGCTGGTACCTGGATGAGAAGAACCTGGCTCAGGTGTCTATGAACCTCCTGGACTTTGAGGTCACAGGGCTGCACACGGTCTACGAGGAGACCTGCAGAGAAGCCCAG GGGCTGAGCCTCCCGGTGGTGGGCTCGCAGCTGGTGGGCCTGGTGCCTCTGAAGGCCCTGCTGGACGTGGCCGCCTTCTACTGCGAGAAGGAGAACCTCTTCGTCCTGGAGGAGGGGCAGCGGCTccggctg GTGGTGAACCGGCTGGGCCTGGACTCCCTGTCCCCCTTCAACCCCCAGGAGCGGATCATCGA gtACCTGGTCCCCGAGGCTGGCCCAGAGCAGAGCCTGGTCGACCAGCCCCTGCGCACCTTCGTCCGTGAGGTGGGCGCCCGCTCGGCAGCCCCGGGGGGCGGTTCCGTGGCCGCAGCCAGTGCAGCCATG GGCGCCGCGCTCGCCTCCATGGCCGGCCTGATGACCTACGGGCGGCGCCAGTTCGAACACCTGGACGCGACCCTGCGGCGCCTGATTCCCCCCTTCCACGCGGCCTGGGCTGAGCTGACGGCGATGGTGGACGCCGACGCCCGGGCCTTCGAGGCCTACCTG ACCTGCAGATGCCGGAGGAAAAGCAAGGTCCCCAAGGAAGAGCTCCCATCCCGGGAAGGGCGGGAACAGGAATCTTCACAGAAGAAATGCTGA
- the FTCD gene encoding formimidoyltransferase-cyclodeaminase isoform X2 — MSQLVECVPNFSEGKNQEVIDAISRAVVQTPGCVLLDVDAGPSTNRTVYTFVGRPEDVVEGALNAARAAHRLIDMGRHRGEHPRMGALDVCPFIPVRGVTMDECVLCAQAFGQRLAEELGVPVYLYGEAARTASRQSLPAIRAGEYEALPEKLKQAEWAPDFGPSSFVPSWGATVTGARKFLIAFNVNLLSTREQAHRIALDLREQGRGKDRPGRLRKVQGIGWYLDEKNLAQVSMNLLDFEVTGLHTVYEETCREAQGLSLPVVGSQLVGLVPLKALLDVAAFYCEKENLFVLEEGQRLRLVVNRLGLDSLSPFNPQERIIEYLVPEAGPEQSLVDQPLRTFVREGAALASMAGLMTYGRRQFEHLDATLRRLIPPFHAAWAELTAMVDADARAFEAYLKATKLPKNTPEDKDRRAAALQEGLKRAVAVPLALAEMVTSLWPALQELALCVNLACRSDLQVAVKALETGVFGAYFNVLINLKDVTDDAFKDQLLQVDEAWPAERRRRGRLGPSFSVSVEAGGLGACRHPLAPSQGALARAGVSPRGAGL; from the exons ATGTCCCAGCTGGTAGAATGTGTCCCCAACTTCTCGGAGGGGAAGAACCAGGAG GTGATCGACGCCATCTCCCGAGCGGTGGTGCAGACCCCGGGCTGCGTGCTGCTGGACGTGGACGCTGGCCCCTCCACCAACCGCACCGTCTACACCTTCGTGGGGCGCCCCGAGGACGTGGTGGAGGGGGCCCTCAACGCCGCCCGGGCCGCCCACCGGCTCATCGACATGGGCAGGCACAGAG GGGAGCACCCTCGGATGGGCGCCCTGGACGTGTGCCCCTTCATCCCAGTGCGGGGCGTCACCATGGACGAATGCGTGCTCTGTGCTCAGGCCTTTGGCCAGCGGCTGGCAGAGGAGCTGGGTGTGCCAG TGTACCTGTACGGCGAGGCAGCACGGACGGCCAGCCGCCAGTCTCTGCCGGCCATCCGGGCCGGGGAGTACGAGGCCCTGCCTGAGAAG CTCAAGCAGGCTGAGTGGGCGCCCGACTTCGGCCCCAGCTCCTTCGTCCCCAGCTGGGGGGCCACTGTCACGGGGGCGCGGAAGTTCCTCATCGCGTTCAACGTCAACCTGCTCAGCACCAGGGAGCAGGCGCACCGCATCGCCCTCGACCTGCGGGAGCAGGGCCGCGGCAAGGACCGG CCAGGACGCCTGAGAAAGGTGCAGGGCATCGGCTGGTACCTGGATGAGAAGAACCTGGCTCAGGTGTCTATGAACCTCCTGGACTTTGAGGTCACAGGGCTGCACACGGTCTACGAGGAGACCTGCAGAGAAGCCCAG GGGCTGAGCCTCCCGGTGGTGGGCTCGCAGCTGGTGGGCCTGGTGCCTCTGAAGGCCCTGCTGGACGTGGCCGCCTTCTACTGCGAGAAGGAGAACCTCTTCGTCCTGGAGGAGGGGCAGCGGCTccggctg GTGGTGAACCGGCTGGGCCTGGACTCCCTGTCCCCCTTCAACCCCCAGGAGCGGATCATCGA gtACCTGGTCCCCGAGGCTGGCCCAGAGCAGAGCCTGGTCGACCAGCCCCTGCGCACCTTCGTCCGTGAG GGCGCCGCGCTCGCCTCCATGGCCGGCCTGATGACCTACGGGCGGCGCCAGTTCGAACACCTGGACGCGACCCTGCGGCGCCTGATTCCCCCCTTCCACGCGGCCTGGGCTGAGCTGACGGCGATGGTGGACGCCGACGCCCGGGCCTTCGAGGCCTACCTG AAAGCAACGAAGCTGCCCAAGAACACACCTGAGGACAAGGACAG ACGCGCGGCTGCCCTGCAGGAGGGGCTGAAGCGGGCGGTGGCCGTGCCCCTGGCGCTGGCGGAGATGGTGACGTCGCTGTGGCCGGCGCTGCAGGAGCTGGCCCTGTGCGTGAACCTGGCCTGCCGGTCGGACCTGCAG GTGGCAGTGAAGGCCCTGGAGACGGGGGTGTTTGGTGCGTATTTCAATGTGCTCATCAACCTGAAGGATGTCACCGACGACGCGTTTAAGGACCAG CTCCTGCAGGTGGACGAGGCCTGGCCCGCAGAACGCAGGCGTCGGGGTCGGCTGGGGCCGTCTTTCAGCGTCTCTGTGGAGGCAGGTGGCCTGGGGGCCTGCCGGCACCCCCTAGCTCCCTCCCAGGGGGctctggccagggctggggtctctCCCAGGGGGGCTGGGCTGTAG